In Lycium ferocissimum isolate CSIRO_LF1 chromosome 11, AGI_CSIRO_Lferr_CH_V1, whole genome shotgun sequence, a single genomic region encodes these proteins:
- the LOC132036033 gene encoding uncharacterized protein LOC132036033, producing MESQVVRRRVNMIAAHLTAHDDISTAATHLFPMSCSSSLYSATLRYDNRMNYARQGSSSQACFMRLNSSEQGSYTESALPLKPNGCAKKIPSASGGPLFSRPTNKEFQYTAERCKYNETLAEAPKFARPRTSIDETLHFQLKERRKELESSNGSEWSPRMDVAESGSMYIVSIELPGVNINDIKVEVSEKSLIVSGNRSTQCKVAAYLNGLVSTYHKREIVQGPYRVFWPLPSNANKDSVSAEFVDGLLQITIPKL from the exons ATGGAGAGTCAAGTTGTGCGACGAAGAGTTAACATGATTGCTGCTCATTTGACTGCTCATGATGATATTTCCACTGCCGCTACTCATTTGTTTCCTATG AGCTGTAGCAGTAGTTTGTATTCTGCGACACTGAGGTATGATAACAGAATGAACTATGCACGACAAGGTTCCAGTTCTCAAGCTTGTTTCATGAGGCTCAATTCAAGTGAACAG GGAAGCTACACTGAATCTGCCTTGCCTTTAAAGCCTAATGGTTGTGCAAAAAAAATCCCTAGTGCTTCTGGAGGACCACTGTTTTCTAGACCTACCAATAAAGAATTCCAGTATACTGCAGAACGTTGCAAATACAATGAAACTTTAGCAGAAGCTCCTAAATTTGCTAGGCCACGTACAAGCATTGACGAAACATTGCATTtccaattgaaagaaagaagaaaagaacttGAATCCTCCAATG GAAGTGAATGGTCTCCTAGGATGGATGTTGCTGAATCTGGAAGCATGTACATCGTATCAATAGAACTTCCCGGTGTCAATATAAATGATATAAAGGTAGAAGTCAGTGAGAAAAG CTTAATAGTTTCTGGAAATCGTTCGACACAGTGTAAAGTGGCAGCATACTTGAATGGCTTGGTATCAACCTATCACAAAAGGGAGATTGTGCAGGGACCATACCGAGTTTTTTGGCCTCTTCCAAGTAATGCTAACAAGGATAGCGTCTCCGCTGAGTTTGT GGACGGACTTCTACAGATTACTATCCCGAAACTTTGA
- the LOC132037260 gene encoding protein STRICTOSIDINE SYNTHASE-LIKE 10-like, producing the protein MNTSNLLMTTVTTTLALVSVILAFDSENVLKPPPIPGSKNLLPESKIIQLKEAIGPESIAFNRNGEGPYTGVADGRILKWQGQYWADFAVTSSQRKNCSRPFAPEMEHVCGRPLGLRFDTKTGDLYIADAYLGLQVVGPTGGLATPLVQKFEGKPLVFTNDMDIDDHDDVIYFTETSTKYQRRQFLASLLSGDRTGRLMKYAKSTKKVTVVLGGLAFANGVALSKDRSFVLVAETSSCRIVRYWLKGPYEGKHDTFAELPGFPDNIRINSRGEFWVALHAKRSVFAQLSISDLELGKALLNLPFTTQQVDDLLGGGQPHATAIKLSEKGRVLEVLEDIEGKTLRSISVVEEKHGKLWIGSVMMPFLGVYGL; encoded by the coding sequence ATGAACACTTCAAATCTATTGATGACCACTGTTACAACAACCCTTGCACTTGTCTCAGTAATATTGGCCTTCGACTCCGAAAATGTATTGAAACCACCTCCTATACCAGGCTCCAAAAATCTCCTCCCAGAATCCAAAATCATCCAATTGAAAGAAGCAATTGGACCAGAAAGCATTGCTTTCAATCGAAATGGTGAAGGCCCATACACAGGAGTTGCCGATGGACGAATTCTCAAGTGGCAAGGTCAATATTGGGCTGATTTTGCGGTCACTTCTTCCCAAAGGAAAAATTGTAGCCGTCCTTTTGCTCCTGAAATGGAGCACGTATGTGGGAGGCCATTGGGCTTACGATTCGATACTAAAACTGGTGACCTATATATTGCTGATGCTTATTTAGGACTTCAAGTTGTTGGACCAACAGGAGGACTAGCTACTCCGTTAGTCCAAAAATTCGAAGGTAAGCCTCTCGTCTTCACAAATGATATGGACattgatgatcatgatgatgtgATTTACTTCACGGAGACAAGCACAAAGTACCAACGCAGACAATTTTTGGCCTCTCTTTTAAGTGGAGACAGGACTGGCAGGCTAATGAAATATGCTAAATCAACCAAAAAAGTAACAGTTGTATTAGGAGGTCTTGCTTTTGCAAATGGTGTAGCTTTAAGTAAAGACCGGTCCTTTGTGTTAGTGGCTGAAACATCTAGTTGTAGAATTGTGAGGTACTGGCTCAAAGGCCCTTACGAGGGAAAACATGATACATTTGCTGAGTTGCCTGGATTTCCCGACAACATTAGAATAAATTCGAGAGGGGAATTTTGGGTCGCTCTGCATGCAAAAAGATCAGTATTTGCACAATTGAGTATTTCAGATTTAGAGCTGGGAAAGGCATTGTTGAATCTCCCGTTCACCACGCAGCAAGTGGACGACTTGCTAGGCGGAGGGCAGCCACATGCTACTGCAATCAAGCTAAGCGAGAAGGGGCGAGTTTTGGAGGTTTTAGAAGATATTGAAGGCAAGACGTTGAGGTCTATCAGTGTAGTTGAGGAGAAACATGGCAAGTTGTGGATCGGTTCTGTTATGATGCCTTTTTTGGGagtttatggattatga
- the LOC132036680 gene encoding heat stress transcription factor A-4c-like, with protein MDNCNNGSSSAPAPFLSKTYELVDDPYTNPVVSWSQNGRSFVVWNPPEFARDLLPKYFKHNNFSSFIRQLNTYGFRKVDPEQWEFANEEFLRGQRHLLKNIYRRKPIHSHSATGQSVAPLTDSERQEYEEEIERLKRENNLLQSSAENQEKFNQEYEFGIKSMEQRLQNVAQRQGKLISLLAKLLERPEFSSDLIQCANNNNKKRRLLVSNYLSQEEHATTNSIVAPKLDFEMVKKMDSSINFWERFLYGIRTTPTEDQMYDFEHTQPLPSPVVIHEMDSSSDDSGKCIDHSPSPSRDILSSPELGGGSSSPVISSIYVNLECQLKPSDQSNLITDVTKNQVEGNATKTSESVSNSGNDVFWQQFFSETPGGTEPQEAQSKDVNELTCNSRLADNHRYWWNRGFNVENLAERMGHLSSPATGNS; from the exons ATGGATAATTGTAACAACGGGTCAAGTTCTGCTCCGGCGCCTTTCTTGTCAAAAACATATGAATTAGTCGATGATCCTTACACAAATCCAGTTGTTTCTTGGAGTCAAAACGGACGTAGCTTTGTCGTCTGGAATCCCCCTGAATTCGCCCGAGACTTGCTTCCGAAGTACTTTAAACACAATAACTTCTCCAGCTTTATAAGACAACTTAATACTTAT GGATTCAGAAAGGTTGATCCAGAACAATGGGAGTTCGCGAACGAGGAGTTTCTCAGAGGACAGAGACATTTATTGAAGAATATTTATAGACGAAAGCCGATCCATAGCCACTCTGCAACAGGACAATCAGTGGCTCCATTGACCGATTCGGAAAGACAGGAATATGAAGAGGAAATTGAGAGgctaaaaagggaaaataactTGCTTCAGTCATCAGCTGAGAATCAAGAGAAATTTAATCAAGAATATGAGTTTGGAATTAAGTCTATGGAACAACGTTTACAGAACGTTGCTCAGAGACAGGGGAAATTGATATCCCTTTTGGCTAAATTACTCGAGAGACCTGAATTTTCATCTGATCTTATTCAATGcgcaaacaacaacaacaaaaagagaCGGTTATTAGTGTCAAATTACTTAAGTCAAGAAGAGCATGCAACTACTAACTCAATAGTTGCACCAAAATTAGACTTTGAGATGGTTAAAAAGATGGATTCTTCAATCAATTTTTGGGAACGTTTTCTCTATGGAATTCGGACGACTCCAACAGAAGATCAAATGTATGATTTTGAGCATACACAACCTTTACCTTCCCCGGTTGTTATACACGAAATGGATAGTTCATCTGATGATTCTGGCAAATGTATCGATCATTCACCATCGCCTTCGAGGGATATCCTATCCTCGCCTGAGTTAGGAGGAGGATCATCGAGTCCTGTCATATCATCAATTTATGTCAATTTAGAATGTCAACTTAAGCCGTCCGATCAGAGTAATTTGATTACTGATGTGACAAAAAATCAGGTTGAGGGTAATGCTACTAAAACATCTGAATCAGTGTCAAACTCGGGTAATGATGTTTTTTGGCAACAATTTTTCAGCGAGACGCCTGGTGGCACTGAGCCACAGGAAGCTCAGAGCAAGGACGTTAACGAATTAACATGTAATAGCAGGTTAGCAGATAACCATAGATATTGGTGGAACCGCGGTTTTAATGTAGAAAATCTTGCTGAACGAATGGGGCATCTTAGTAGTCCAGCAACGGGAAACTCATGA